CAGGTGCAGTTGGATTTTCGCggtttttaaaataataaattgcAACCAAACAGAAAATTAACGGTTATCTAAAATTACATCCACTATCACCCGCATTTTGTGGTTAACTGTACCCTGCGATCGGTTACGGGTGATGTTTGCGGTTGGGCGGATTGAACGTACAATCCTAGTTTGAATCCATATTTGATTTATTAATAATGAACAAAATTCAAATTCATTTTTGAATTCATTTGGGCAAAAATGTATACATTTTAATTCAAATATGAGCAagtaattataaatttaaaacgGATTTGATCATATGTTATTCACACATACAGTGTAGTATATAATAAGTAACGTACACAATTTGATAAAATTTTGAATTGAGAAAGAATTTAATCTAGTGATATTTGGTCTTGTAGACATTGAGGATGTTGATAGGCTTGCTTGCTTCCTAGACAACATCTTTGCTAATGAGTATTACAACTATAACAGACAAGTTTTCACTTTTGATGACCAGGTTCTAGGCGTGATCCTCGATGCATCCGCTCATTGACAATCCGGAGTAAACCAATAACAATTTATAAATATAGACAAATATTTTTGTGAGGGTCTTTGAATTTTTTTTGGGACAAAGCGAATTTGTCATATACGGAGATTCTGATCATTTATATTATTCTAAATGAAAAATATTAATCGCCGAAAGATCACGGTGCTCCTAATCATGTGTCGTGCTTTCATTGTCCCTAACAATGAAAACACGAGATTCTTTCAACTTACGTCCAGTTTCTAAAAaatttggacaaaattgatttaTATGCATGAGGAACTGCCTTGTTGTCTTCTATATACCATGAAATAAAGATGTGCCAGAGGAAAAAGAAAAAGTGTATTCCTGTGTTGTCTTGGTAAGTTCAATTTTTATTCGTTGATCCTATCATTATATTGgatttcatttttatttatttgatgTAATATTTATGTATGACTGTGCTTCTTGTTGATTCAATTCCGAAAATGCTTTAACTCTATTTGTGAGAGCTCCCCGGTCGGTGAGAGAGGGAGCTTTAAAATATGCCAAGTCTGAAGAAAAACTTACAACTACTATGCCAAGTCTGAAGATTACTTGGCTTAATGGTTGTACGTTTTTCTATTTTATTACTCGCACAATTCATATGAGCCAAGGTGCTCCATCTCAACACACGGGTACTCGCTCAAATTGATTGCAAGCATCTTCTACATCATCGAGAGTCGAACTAACAAGAACCCTCCAaatgaagatatatttgaataaaaaataataatgaaACCAGAATATAACAATAATATAACTTAACAACCATTGAACTTACCAACACAACCCATAGATTGTCATCAAAGCACTTTTACTTTCCCTTCTCGAGTTCTCGTACATCTGCATGATAGCAAGGAAATTCCTCTCCATATGAATCAACTTCGTCCAGATTCTCCGGGAACCGGACATAAGTTGATGAAATCTCATGCTTATCATTATTTCGGAAAATGAAAGCTCGACATTGGATGGGAAAAACCTCTACCGTTATACGGTTAAACTATTCATTGTCATTAAGAGCATCGCCAATAGGGGTGCTAAAAAGAGTACCAAATGTCACGTGACATGTGTTAAAATGGAAAAAAATACAAATATCCCCACGAGACATGTAACTTCCTATCTAGTTTAAAAAATAATGTATGAATATTTTGACAACTTGAGTTGCAAACCATTTGAGTAAATATTGACAAGAAATGTGTCAAAATTATAACAGAAGAGAATAAAATATAAGTAATTTTAATGATTTGGCTACTTTGGTTGACACCCTCATTGGAGATGCTGTAACACGCTGGCCAAAACCTCTGTGATTGCCAACTTTGTCTTATCTTGAATATGCTCCAAATAGCATCATGACGCATCCTTATCAATGAATTTAGATAATTTACTGGTTAGCCTAAATTCCAGATTTTTTTAAATCATATCAGTCTTGGGTATCCAAGGATATAACTAATTTAAGGTCATTGGAATTAAACCCAATCTACTATGCAACACCATTAACGAAAGCACCATCATGCCCATCAATGCCATCAATAGAAACATTTTTCTGTCTTCTTTTCTTCCATGTATTAGTGTTTAAACTATAAACACCAATGATAACCCAGCTTCTTAAGAGAATCTACAATTACTTTTTAAACATGTGAGTTTTTAAGAGAATATACAATTACTTTTTGAACAAACATGCATACAATAGAAGGTAGATTTTATTGTAGTCGAAATTCGACACGTACTGATTGTTGTGAGCGTCATCATCTTCCTGGTTCTTTTGAAAATTGGGATCACAACCGCTATAAGGATTTATCAGTTTATCAAGGGTTCTGTGAGTTCGCCTTTGCCACTTCTGGTCAATTTATCAGTTTATCGGAAGGACGTCTAGTTTAGGTCTCGTCACTTCGTAGTGTCGGACTATTTTTTTTGGGTGTTGGCCCCAAATGTCCCTATTATGGGAAATTGGTCCTCAATGTCACTCTCGGAAAAATGTCCCTATTCTGcgtttttattattaataaaaaatgcAGTTGCGTCTTACGTTTTTTTTTTCAATTTGAAAAACGCAATTTCAAATAATGTTATTAAAAGTAGAAACGTGATTCCAATTTCTGTATCAATGTTACATTAGCATTTTGtaagttttttttatttttttatttatattacctaaaaatgaaaatactcaaTAATTTTATGTTTTCAACTTCAAAACTTTATTTTAAGAGGTGTTTTGTTCgtactttatatatataataatttaatatttttaaaacaaaattgAGAACCGgtgaaccctaaaatattaaaaaggTTAATAATTAGAGTTCGGTTCCTAAGATTTAGGGCCTTTAGGCATAAACCTTAGaataaattagggtttaggctaacccaaaccctaaaccctaaatcggcgtacattttattaatttattttttaatatttctaaaacccaaaaggATAACTCTCAGCAGAACCAAGTTCcgtgaagactagaacgtccaTGAGAACGAGCTTGTTGGAGTATAGTACATCCTACAAAGGAGGTTTATCATGAAGGTAGCACACAAAATACTTTCACTCCAGTACTTAGTACTTCGCTGAATGTTTGACTCAAAAAGCAGAGATCGTACAGTTTCAAGCAAATGTCGATGCTTACGCtccacaacaccattttgttgtggagtatGACTACAACTGGTCTGATGGAGAATCCCCTTTATAAGAAACAACTCCCTCATGACACCGAAACACAGCTCGGGAGCATTATCCGATTTTACTTTCTGAACTTTAGTTTTATACTAAGTTTCCACATGATTAAAAAAATCTAACATGACTTGTACATAATCTGTTTTTGATTTCAACATATGAACCCAAGTAAAGCGACTATAATCATCCACAATGGTTAAAAATTGATTACAATGAGACTTGATTTTGTAAGGGCCCCAAACTTCTATATGTATCAACTCGAATGCACACTGGATTTTAATACTACTAAATTAAAGAAGCTCTAGTCTGCTTGGCCAATGGGCATATCTAGAAAAGTTTAACAGAAAGATGTTGAATCCCTGAAAGAGTTGGAATAGTCTTCAGCTTATGGAAAGGTAAGTGCTCCAATCGTAAATGCCATATGCTAATATATTCTTTAATACTCAAGCATGTGCTGCTATCAGGAGCTGCTTCATGAATTCTTGTTGTACAATAAAGTCCTCCCTGTGAACTACCAAGAAGAATTTACTTCTCATCCGCAAAAGGTCCTGTATCATACAGTGTTGACCTCAAATTTAACTGAGCAATTCAAATACCTGCATAATTTCTGAACATAAATTAAATTGTACTGAAAATGAGGAATGTGCAACACATTATGAAGAATCAATTCATGATTAACTTGCACAGAACCAACATGGAGAATTGGAACCTGTCTACCATCTGGTATGACTATATATTCTTCTCCAGCCACAGGTTtgtaagtagtaaacattttagGTGAGAACAAATATGATCAGTAGCACAACTATCAATCAACCATCAGTTTAACGCGGTCTTCCACCCTTCCACTACTTGCACTTGGTGGTATCCCGACTTTAAGTCTATCTTGGTGAAGTAACGGGCTCTCTCGAAAGTTCTATTTCAGGAAGGACGACGTACTATAATTCTTTGGTTATTCACTTACTTCGTTATTATACGCCCGAAAGAGCGTTAGATTCGATTACTTTCATTCTCCCTAAGAAAGGTAAATCCCCATCTTTCACATATCTTGCTCATTCGACTTGGCAACATACTTATCAACCAACAAACATAGCTTACCAGCTAACAAAACATGTTCTTGAGAAGCATGTGCACTTTGTGATCCAGAAATTCCACTAAATGTAGTAGAAATAGACTGCTTGTTAAGTAAATCAATGAGCTGTTAATACTGAGTAGAGAAAAAGTTTGACTTGTAGAACTATCAGTTTTTTCATCAGAAGTAGAAAAAGACAATGCTGCCAGTTTTTTGTTCCTATTAGTCTTGAAATTGGCAGGGTAACCATGGATTTTGAAACATCTATCCACAGTGTGACCATTCACTTTACAATGTGTACAAAAATAGTTCCCTCCTTTCTTGGCATTATTATTAGTACCATAAACTTTTCCAGTACCAGAAGAGTAATGTTTTGCTTCTGAAACCCAAAATTGGTAGTGTTGTTGCTACTTCTAAAATTCCTTCTGTTTCCAGCTATGAATGCTAAAGAATCAGGTTGACCAACAGGCTGAGATAACTCCTGATGTCTTTCTTCTGTGAAAAAACTCTAAAGGCATTAAACAAGCTAGGCAGTGGTTGCTGCATCAACACATTACCTCTGATAGTGGCAAACTTATCATTCAGCTTCATCATAAATTGCAAAAGTCTGCGATCTTACTGCATTTGAAAAAatttctgtgtcacattgcagGTGCACTAGTTACAGGTAGAACATGGTAAAGGACTAATATCACTCATTGAATCCCGTAGAGTTTTAATCTCAGTAAAAAAATCAGACACACTCTTAGATCCTTGATGTAAATCAACCAATTGCTCAATGGAAAAGAGTTGTGTCATTAAGGCATAGCCAAATCTATCCTCTAAATCCAACCAAATTTCGCTAGTTGTCTTAAAAAACAATACACTTCTTAAAATTGTAGCATCTAAATTGCAGAGTAACCAAGAGCACACTAGATCATTACATCTTTCCCAAGCTTTGAAGTCTACAAATGTCACATGTGGTTTAATAACAGTACCATCAACAAATCCTAATTTATTTTTACTGAAAGACATAACATAATCGATCTCGTCCAATTATTGTATCCTGTGCCATTGAACTTTACTGAAACAAGATGAGATGTATTAGCATCCGAAGGATGTATGTAAAATACACTTGAAGAATCATGATTAGGCGATACGAGAGGTCTACTCCAAGGACTAGTACTACTAGAGGCGATTTTTAACTTTTATTATTTAGTATTGATTCAGAAGAAAAAGAAATTGAGAAATCAAGAGAGATTATATCAATACAGATTGATGAAAAAATCAAGAGAGATTAATCGGAAAGAGATCAGATCGAGAAGAGGAATTAGATCGAGAATCACAAGAATAACAGATCGATGAACAAATCGATAAAGTAATAGATCAATGAATAGAATGAAGAATATCAATCAAGTGAGATAAAGCTCGTAAACACAACTAAGCCGATAGAACAGAAATGAATCAATCTCTTAGAAATAAGGAGTCGAAAACACCTGAAATTACACGAGAATCAAGCGAAAATGAAGGATCAATCACCATTGAAGCTCTGATAATATGATAAACGAAGCTATGAACATAGATTGTAACCATCTGTATTACTGGATGAAGAAGACAAAGTTATATAAAATGGTATCTAAAACTATATTACAATCTGTAGAGTGTTGTCCTATTTATACACCATATGCCAGCTTGATCCTAACAGAATGTGCTGATGTGGTACACTAACTAACAGCATATCATAAAACTTAATAGCTAAGTTTTAATAATATGAATGTGAATACAGAATTGGTGGATTGCCAGATGAACTTATTCATAAGATCTACTCATTCTTGGATGCATAACAAGCTGTACAAAGCAGTGTTCTTTCTGATAAAAGCAGCAACTGAATTAGTAGCGGGTAGCGGTCAAGGTGTCCAAGTAGCGGGACCCGAAGGGTGCTGAGGCTGACGTGGTAAACGAGGTGTCCAAAGACGTTGTTGCTGAGGTGAACGAGATGTCCAAGGTCGTTGTTGCTGACGTAACTGTTGTTGCATAGCCAATAGTTGAGGACACGAAGACCTCCAATGACCCTTATCTTTACAATAAGAACATTTTTCTTGAAGAGGCCGAATAAACCTATTTTGAATACCACCGGATGATCGAGGAGGAACGAAAAAAATAAGGAGTATCGAATGACAAGTTTTCGTTAGCACTGTTAGATTTAATATAATCTCCTCCGCTAAAAGTTCTTTAAAAACAGAATCAACTGATGGAAGTGTAGTACGACGCAAAATTGACCCTCGCAAAGGTTCAAAATCAGAATGAAGAGCCATTAAAAGTTGTACCAAACGTTGTTCTTCTCGTCTTGACATAAGCAGCTATTGCAGTCAATACTGCTGGTTCAGTCAATGTAAGCTGATCCCATAAAGAAAACATGGCAGAATAAAATTCTTAAATAGAGATATTTTGTTGTTGAAGTGCACGAGTATCCATCTCTAATTGATACTGTTTAGAAAAATTGGATTGTGTATACAACCTAGATAGATGATCTCATACCTCTTTAGTCGTTTCATACTTTCCTAACTGGGCACCAATAGAATGTGTAACAGAATTATTAATCCATGTAATAATTTTCAAATTCTCAGTCTCCCAAACCTCAATTGCTTTTGCAGAATCATCAATCTTAGTATCTGCTGGTTTAGTCTTAGTATTCTTATCACATAACTCCACAAAGTTTTACCACGTAATTTTTTTCATAACATAACTCCAATATGAATAATTTGTACCATCCAACTAACACTAATTAACTGAAGAGAATCATCTTTACGAAAAGCCATGACAATAAAACAAACAACCTCAAATAAAATAAAGCAATTAACGAACTAATTTTTCCATAACCTAACTTTTGATAACATGATAAAAGTAGAGAGACAAAATAAATAACTAGGGTTTTATTATAATACTTAATAATCAGGATACATGTCTCAGTGTTTATATAATAAACTGTTACAAGCTAAATTACGAAaaaaccttaataataatataataaatatatattctaacaCTTTCGAAATGATGGAAGTTTATTTGGATTACTCTCCTTATCTTGGTTTTGCTTGGTATGGTTCTTTTAAAGATTATTCTCGGTTTTCTATGTATATTCGCCATGTTTTTTCTAACCGAAACCACCAATCTCATCTTTCCGAGTTGGAAATGTATTGACTGTAAAGCAGAGTGTTTCCAAGAAGAAGTTTCATGGATGTGTAATTGAAAAGTGGAGAGTTTGCACACTTGAGTATTGTGTAGATTACAAGTTACATGAATCATGGTTGACCTCGTTGCCTGCTTTAAGAACGCTGAGTCTTGGCTTTTGGGATTTATCAGAAACTTCTTTCTTTTTGCCTAATTTAACAACTCTCCATCTTTATCATTGTAAGTTACCCCGAACGGTTTGGAATCTCCCAGCTTTGTTAACTCTACATCTGGATATTTAATGTACTCCCAAGAATACGAGTGACTTGTTCTCTTCCCTAGTCAATCTCAAAAACCTTACATTAGTTTTGGCCATGAAGTCAGTGCAACAAGATCATATCATATCTTGTCCTCAATTCCTAAACCTCAATATTAGGACTTCCTGTCACGGTCCTCCCTAATATTGTTTGTGGTTTCAGTCCACAATCTATAATTTAAGTTGTGTTGGTATATTTTCAATCACGTTTGGAATTCCTGAGTTGGAGATGTCAATATAAATTTAAATGGTTGGTTTCAGAATGCGGGTGTAGACAAGTAAATTTATTATCAGCCGTTTACACATATGCTTACGGGACTCGGCACTTCCAAGAATCTTTCCTTTACCTAGAGAGCATGAAAGTAACTTTATGTAAAATTTTCATTTGGTAATATCAGCAATGTCTTCATTTGCTTCTCAGGTTAAAGATACTAGTGATAGTTTGATACTTCATTGTGTAAGTTCTGGCCCTTTGGTAAAAAAATTTAAGCATGCCTCTTATCTCTTTAACAAATTTAATTAACCATAGCTATAGTCACAGATCCAACCTCCAATAAACATTCAATCTGATCCCTCTTTACAAACTTCTATTCAATCTCTCTATTTCAGAGCAGGGAGTTCAAAGTTTGAATAGGCCCATGATAATTACAAACTTGTTTTGCTCATCAGCACAAGTACCCGGAAACCTTCAAGCACTTCACCCCCCAAAACAAGACGTTATGTAACATAAATTTGAACAACCTTTGTGCTGAAGCCTTGGTTGGGAACAACTTGATTCCTAATTGTCGATCAATACCAAAAAACTTCAGGGATATCTTTAATGCAACATCCTGTTCATATACTGCTCCTCAACCTTAGTAGATTCGGACGACAAACGTAATAGTTCACTTACCGGTAGACTAGTAGTTAAGTACCTCATTCATCTATAGTAAGAACTTTTTAATGAAATGTACAGGCGagttttctttaaatttccagaTGTACCTTTAACACATGGATTTCTCAGGAACGGACTTCTTCGAGATCTGAAGCCCGGAGTCTAAATGCTTCTACATTTGTTATGCATGTTGCCATCCTATTGCTTAGCAACTTGTGTCCTGGAATCCTGATTCTTTTCCCATCTATATCAATGGTCTGATTTTTATGTAACCGATCAATTTGTTATTCAGTGACTAGGTAGAACTCTTTACAAGTCTAGATGAATGAAAGTCCATAACACCAACCATTTGCTACTTTGTTTGCTAGAAGACTTTTAATCCTTATATCTCTTAACAGTTGACATCTGAACTTTTTTACACAGGAAACTGGTAAACTGCCAGAGTCAGTTTAAAACTAAATATTGGTTTAACATATAGCACTGTTAATGAGTGACACTCTTCATTAATGGGATAAATGGTCGAGATTGGAGAAGCTGAACTTACCTTTAGCTAAATTTACGGTTTTTCCAGTAAATGTAGACTAAGTTACGTTAGGCCTCTCTAATATCAACTATCTGGGCATGATTTAAAGATCCATGCTCTAACATCTACACAGGTGCAACTCGACCTCAATCTTAACAAGTAGAGCAATTCAAGGCAGCTTTTATTTGCCTTATAGTGTTTCCCACCAGGTGATTTATTGTATTCACCGCCTCCTGGCTCATCGTACCTGTTGTCAAGTTGCTCACGATTATTTGTACCACTATTGTAACATGTGATCCAGCTGACATTTCTCCAGGACCCAGATTTTCTCCAGCATCAGGTGATATTGCGAATCCAGAGGATAAGATTGGGACAACTGAGGGGTCTTCACTACTCATGGCTATGTTGATGGCATGTGGGTCTAGAGGACAGTACACAACAAGGGCACCTGATGAGTGGATGCAGCTTTCTTGAAGTATTAACATGTTGCTCTGGCTGGTACCCGAGGCCTGCCAATCGTAAGATTGCTTTAATTAAACGGGGCAAGTATAAAAAATTATATGTTGTTCAAGACATGTTCTCCTGAGAATTAGGGTTCTCTGTAAGGGGCTCCTTAAAAAATCCTTGCCTTTAAATAAGATAAAGATCGCAAGTATAACTTAAAACAAAAAAGGCTAAAAATCATACCCCGAGAACAGAGATACGATTCCCTGGATGAGATCCACACGCAATATGGCCAATCTCTTTGACAGGATTATGATTAGAAAAAAATGCCACTGATCAAAAAAACAAACAAAAGATTATTTGTAAGAGTGATATGCATAAGAAGCTTTGCACCAGAAAAAGAAACTTTGTATCATAAATCTTACAAGGGGTCGGTTTCTTCCGTCCCTGAAGAAATTGAAAACCTCTACAGAAGCAAATGGGACGGAAATAGTAGTTGCTGCACTCACAACAATGCTGTTAGGATGGCCAGGATCAGAGATCCCAAATCGTTCATCCCAAATCCTGTCCAAATCGTTCATCCCAGAGATCATCACTTGCTGTCCGTTGATGCTAGAACAAAAAGTCTTAACCATCCACTGGGAAAGTTTCATCAAATTTCTTTTGCCATGAGTGGATGTAATTACTGGAAATCAGGTGTTAAATCAATTTCATATACTTGTGTCACAAGGCACCACTAAATAGATATAGAAAAAAAAAAATGCAGAGCATGTAGATGGCTTACCTCCTCCAAAATAGGAAGTATTAATAACATCCATCAAACAAGAAAGCCTTTCACAAGTTCTTCGAAGTGTAGCAAGCTTTCTTGTGGCACCAAATGCTAAACCACTACATACATGTTTCATGTAAAGATTATGAATTGGTCTTATATCTTCAATTTCCATGTGTTCAATCCAAGTAATCTGTCATCATGAAATATGTAAAGATGGTCGAgtaaaaaaacacaaaaaagaGGAAAAAAACGGTTGCTAAAGACTTAGCAAGACCTTCGAGCAGCCATTGAGCATGTCTTGAATTAAGCAACCAGAAGGTAGAAGACGAACTGGACCTTGAGAGTTAGAAAAAGGTTCTTGGGGAAAGTTATAGGAAACATCAACTATAGCCCATGTATGTTGCTCAATTTGCTCACAAAAACGAAGAAAATAGAATTTGCGGGTTGGTACTAATGGGGACAACACCTGCAACTCTTCATATACCATAAAGAAACATATACCATATATCAAACATATACCATATATCCACTAGTAGTAGACAAAGGATCTCTCGATGTGAGATGTAACGATACCTTACCTTTACGGCTCTACTTAGATCAggcataaaataattttattttttcgCTAATTAAAACATGAAACAATTGAATAGTCCAAAACTAAGCACTCACATTATATTTCAAGAAATAAAATATTCAATAGCAAAACTCAACATCTTCCAAAATCGTTTAAACAAAATTGTAGATTCACAACAATTTTTCCATCAAGAAATAAtttgaaaaaatttaaattcCGAAATTTTT
This is a stretch of genomic DNA from Apium graveolens cultivar Ventura unplaced genomic scaffold, ASM990537v1 ctg4675, whole genome shotgun sequence. It encodes these proteins:
- the LOC141702121 gene encoding homeobox-leucine zipper protein HDG11-like, producing the protein MVYEELQVLSPLVPTRKFYFLRFCEQIEQHTWAIVDVSYNFPQEPFSNSQGPVRLLPSVAFFSNHNPVKEIGHIACGSHPGNRISVLGASGTSQSNMLILQESCIHSSGALVVYCPLDPHAINIAMSSEDPSVVPILSSGFAISPDAGENLGPGEMSAGSHVTIVVQIIVSNLTTGTMSQEAVNTINHLVGNTIRQIKAALNCSTC